One genomic window of Psychrobacter cibarius includes the following:
- a CDS encoding transferrin-binding protein-like solute binding protein, whose product MSPNRHSISAVPTAKKLKTPLKASVVILTSVILSACGSSGSDSYTLNDIFDGSSPVITPTPTPTPTPTPTPTPTPTPTPTPEDTRTGVQSLNINAGSLGVFNTTTRDFTINEDGSTVDARADIASQNPATPDQPGLLPKVAINTSGSNDTELQNGFKAHKDSTDIVVAALGQTLPLDYTSTYKDFGDDLRIGHIDGKAEVVALGSTLPVNGVIVTGNATTAENMPMDGTVNYTGDATYRELGLDKAIEYGTSAFTADFVAKNVKGDLTFSDKNIGLSADITGNEFSGTAAANNGYKTEGGFFGGDAQYLGGVYEGNGAQGTYGAEKDKVVTPTPTPTPTPTPTPTPTAPINPDAKVDTEFTGFQSNTLSSKKGNFTADAIGYAEIRDDKSDFKETVDVDGSKVPVDNHAGNNFTGYDKFIARADMTKPDSVKEQVLINISGDADTDYGNGFKLHTESTKVQGPVALDLNYSSVYKNFDSQMQIGHVYGDPRTDLFGLGDLARVSTVYVQGNGTNLDDMQYMKDLAQYDIDNNINDGMVAYGGVATYMENLHLKDGVRGGPVVDGTSAFDVDFVGGKVAGTLSFAAGDYSYMPTGNKIDINADITGNTFAGNKNGIDTAGGFYGEDANFLGGVYQEALTQGGKGAQPGEGTTFQGTFGAEKQPNSK is encoded by the coding sequence ATGTCACCTAACCGTCATTCAATATCAGCTGTACCTACAGCCAAGAAACTAAAAACCCCCTTAAAAGCCAGTGTTGTCATACTAACTTCTGTCATCTTGTCCGCATGCGGAAGCAGTGGAAGCGATTCATATACCTTAAATGATATTTTTGATGGTAGTAGCCCAGTAATCACACCGACACCAACACCAACACCAACACCAACACCAACGCCAACACCAACACCAACACCAACGCCAACGCCTGAAGACACAAGAACTGGCGTTCAGTCACTAAATATCAACGCAGGCTCACTCGGTGTATTTAACACAACTACCCGAGACTTCACCATTAATGAAGATGGCTCTACTGTCGATGCAAGAGCAGATATTGCTTCACAAAATCCAGCCACACCAGACCAACCTGGTTTACTACCGAAAGTTGCTATTAACACATCAGGCTCGAATGACACCGAGCTTCAAAATGGTTTTAAAGCTCATAAAGACAGTACCGATATAGTTGTTGCTGCTCTTGGTCAAACACTACCGTTAGACTATACCTCAACGTATAAAGACTTTGGCGATGACCTGCGCATCGGTCATATCGATGGTAAAGCAGAAGTCGTTGCTTTAGGTTCAACATTACCCGTAAATGGCGTTATCGTCACAGGCAATGCGACCACAGCTGAAAACATGCCAATGGATGGTACGGTCAACTACACTGGAGACGCAACTTATCGTGAGCTTGGTCTAGACAAAGCTATTGAATATGGCACCTCAGCATTCACCGCAGACTTTGTTGCTAAGAACGTCAAAGGCGATCTCACTTTTAGTGATAAAAACATTGGTTTATCCGCTGATATCACAGGCAATGAGTTCTCAGGCACAGCAGCAGCTAATAATGGTTACAAGACCGAAGGTGGTTTTTTCGGTGGTGATGCCCAATACCTAGGCGGTGTTTACGAAGGTAACGGTGCTCAAGGTACATATGGGGCAGAAAAAGATAAGGTTGTAACGCCGACTCCAACACCAACACCAACACCAACGCCAACACCAACGCCAACAGCGCCTATTAATCCAGATGCTAAAGTGGATACTGAGTTTACTGGCTTCCAAAGCAATACGTTAAGTAGTAAAAAAGGTAACTTTACAGCTGACGCCATTGGTTATGCAGAAATACGTGATGACAAGTCTGACTTTAAAGAAACGGTAGATGTAGACGGTTCTAAGGTGCCAGTAGATAATCATGCTGGAAATAATTTCACTGGTTATGATAAATTCATAGCTCGTGCTGACATGACCAAACCTGACTCTGTGAAAGAGCAAGTTTTAATCAATATAAGTGGAGACGCAGACACAGATTACGGTAATGGATTTAAGTTGCATACTGAGTCTACTAAAGTTCAAGGTCCTGTAGCATTAGACCTCAATTACTCATCTGTTTATAAGAACTTTGATTCGCAAATGCAGATCGGTCATGTTTATGGTGATCCTAGAACTGACCTATTTGGTTTAGGTGACCTAGCTCGTGTTTCTACTGTTTACGTACAGGGTAACGGTACCAATCTTGACGACATGCAGTACATGAAAGACTTAGCACAATACGATATCGATAATAATATCAATGACGGTATGGTGGCTTATGGCGGTGTTGCTACCTACATGGAAAATCTACATCTAAAAGATGGTGTTCGTGGTGGACCAGTAGTTGATGGTACTTCAGCATTTGACGTAGACTTTGTTGGTGGTAAAGTTGCAGGTACGCTGTCTTTTGCAGCAGGTGATTATAGTTACATGCCTACTGGTAACAAGATTGATATCAATGCAGATATTACAGGAAATACTTTCGCTGGTAATAAGAATGGTATCGATACAGCAGGTGGTTTCTACGGTGAGGATGCTAACTTCTTAGGTGGCGTTTATCAAGAGGCTCTAACTCAAGGGGGTAAAGGTGCTCAGCCAGGTGAAGGTACTACTTTCCAAGGTACTTTTGGTGCTGAGAAGCAGCCTAATTCCAAATAA
- a CDS encoding transferrin-binding protein-like solute binding protein — protein sequence MSFNHHSIPAISAVKKLQTPLKASVVILTTVILASCSTSGSDSTVTPKSSPVIGSESGENVGSGGNVSNADAVKAIKAAEAKTKAAQEALKVAEAKTKAAQDALKAAQESFGKESEKVMVASKTAIDAAKDEAAKAKLAAEAARVEAVTKIEAAAKASKTEITAAKKSAADAVAKVKAAEEKAKAADNRATVAEAKAKEIETSLKAAEEAKTQAEKQATAAKIQAALEKQKADKAQGEADKAKADLLKATDDLAAAEKALAAALASGGNTEALQAEVDRRQVALDAANAQAAAAQQAQAAASAQASAQVTAAQASAQAAKDALAAATIKNAPEAEKSGVQSLNINAGSLGVFNTTTRDFDISADGSTVDARADIASQDPSTPDQPGLLPKVAIVTSGANDTETQSGFKTYEGDTEIIVAAIGQTLPLNYTSTYKDFGDDMRIGHIDGAAEVALLGSTLPVNGVVVTGNATQAANIPTEGKVGYTGDATYRELGLGNDIEFGKSVFTADFVAKNVKGDLTFNKAGKIGLTASINGNQFSGTAANNAGYTTEGGFFGGDAQYLGGVYAGNNAQGTYGATSDKQTAAEQSAKNAQAAAAAANAAIANAQAQANAAKAAADKAQADAVKAQEALQRAEDALANAGNGEKQLAAALERASAAEMAEAAALQALSTAEAARKAAETAKDAALQAAQAAQNAADKAIGEAKVEADKKVAEANQQAADATAQAAAAQTRADEALQAKADAEARAKAAEEALEASQQLPPAPTNPQSPVNATISGFQNTISGSDNSAINTNTSANYDTLKVNLLETGSGRFDKNTTTNFKLRDAGDEDYEAGFKKSALYSLPAGYLNRRFKYTSFYKNYNDQMQIGHLYGDLKTTNNGIRLDTLSNVYVQGNSTSTDDMQYMKGLSQYNIDNGINDGKVAYKGDATYIGNSEQEIIGVNPIIGTSEFDVDFVDSQIDGTLSFEGSNVSEKKIKAEIIGNTFAGNWNGVDTKGGFFGEDAGLLGGVYQVSGGKGTYGASKVDPSAAPAPVESTMTGFQSTALSSKNKTLPLGQGQLVDAIGYLEIRDDKSAWTETNVKDGSNVPIDNRKGNNFNSFSKGKVLADMVKPDTVLKPIEVSLTNATGAVTVDAGRGNLNPSYQYSAVYENFDNQMQIGHVYGNLNSSFAGDVSRAANVYVQGYLTSQAGMDSLKGVNDGKAQYTGSATYIENIHLADNASTAPVNGTSAFNVDFVNGSVDGTLSFTGTDYKYMPAGNQIKIDADIAGNTFVGNKNGIDTAGGFYGEGAKFLGGIYQDVSDQGGKGTAAGTGTKFQGTFGAAKQ from the coding sequence ATGTCATTTAATCATCATTCAATACCAGCGATATCTGCCGTAAAAAAACTACAGACACCGCTCAAAGCCAGCGTGGTTATTTTAACCACTGTCATTTTAGCTTCGTGTTCAACGAGCGGTAGTGATAGCACGGTTACGCCTAAGTCGTCACCTGTAATAGGATCAGAAAGTGGCGAAAATGTTGGTAGTGGAGGCAATGTCAGCAATGCTGACGCAGTAAAGGCTATCAAAGCTGCAGAAGCAAAAACTAAAGCTGCACAAGAAGCGCTCAAGGTTGCAGAAGCAAAAACCAAAGCTGCGCAAGATGCTCTTAAAGCAGCCCAAGAGAGTTTTGGAAAAGAGTCAGAGAAGGTAATGGTGGCATCTAAAACAGCGATAGATGCTGCAAAAGATGAAGCTGCAAAGGCCAAGCTCGCTGCAGAAGCCGCTCGAGTAGAGGCGGTAACAAAAATTGAAGCGGCTGCAAAAGCTTCTAAAACGGAAATAACAGCCGCTAAAAAATCCGCCGCCGATGCAGTTGCCAAAGTGAAAGCGGCTGAAGAAAAGGCTAAAGCCGCAGATAATCGTGCAACCGTAGCAGAGGCCAAGGCTAAAGAGATTGAGACATCTTTGAAAGCTGCAGAAGAAGCCAAAACTCAAGCAGAAAAACAAGCCACAGCTGCCAAAATCCAAGCTGCGCTTGAGAAACAAAAAGCAGATAAAGCCCAAGGCGAAGCAGACAAAGCTAAAGCTGATTTATTGAAAGCAACAGATGATCTAGCAGCTGCAGAGAAAGCTTTAGCCGCCGCACTTGCCTCAGGTGGCAACACCGAAGCTTTACAAGCAGAAGTTGACCGTCGCCAAGTCGCTCTTGACGCCGCTAATGCCCAAGCCGCTGCAGCTCAGCAAGCTCAAGCCGCTGCCTCTGCTCAAGCTTCCGCCCAAGTAACTGCGGCTCAAGCTTCCGCCCAAGCGGCTAAAGATGCCTTAGCTGCCGCCACCATTAAGAATGCCCCTGAAGCAGAGAAATCTGGCGTGCAGTCGCTGAATATCAACGCTGGATCATTGGGTGTATTTAATACCACCACCCGCGACTTTGACATCAGCGCAGATGGTTCCACAGTAGATGCTAGAGCTGACATCGCTTCACAAGATCCCTCCACGCCAGATCAACCTGGTCTACTACCTAAAGTCGCTATCGTAACATCAGGGGCCAACGATACTGAAACTCAGAGCGGGTTTAAAACCTATGAAGGCGATACTGAAATTATCGTCGCAGCAATTGGTCAAACCTTACCACTTAACTACACCTCAACTTATAAAGACTTTGGCGATGACATGCGCATCGGTCATATCGATGGTGCCGCTGAAGTAGCATTGTTAGGCTCAACCCTACCTGTGAATGGCGTTGTCGTTACTGGTAATGCTACTCAAGCTGCCAATATACCAACCGAAGGTAAAGTAGGTTATACAGGTGATGCTACTTATCGTGAACTTGGTTTAGGTAATGATATCGAATTTGGCAAATCAGTATTCACCGCAGACTTTGTGGCTAAAAACGTAAAAGGGGATCTCACATTTAATAAAGCCGGTAAAATTGGTTTAACCGCCAGCATTAATGGCAACCAATTCTCAGGGACTGCTGCTAACAATGCAGGCTATACAACCGAAGGTGGATTCTTTGGTGGTGATGCCCAGTACCTAGGCGGTGTTTACGCTGGCAATAATGCCCAAGGAACTTATGGCGCGACCAGCGATAAACAAACCGCTGCTGAGCAGTCTGCCAAAAACGCTCAAGCAGCCGCAGCTGCTGCTAATGCTGCCATCGCTAATGCTCAGGCACAGGCAAATGCTGCTAAAGCTGCTGCTGATAAAGCTCAAGCAGACGCTGTCAAAGCACAAGAAGCCTTACAAAGAGCAGAAGACGCTCTAGCCAATGCTGGTAATGGTGAAAAGCAATTAGCTGCTGCCCTAGAACGTGCATCCGCAGCAGAAATGGCTGAAGCCGCTGCATTACAAGCCTTGTCGACGGCAGAAGCTGCAAGAAAAGCTGCGGAGACTGCAAAAGACGCCGCATTACAAGCTGCACAAGCAGCACAAAATGCTGCAGACAAAGCGATTGGTGAGGCCAAAGTGGAAGCGGATAAAAAAGTCGCAGAAGCCAATCAGCAAGCCGCAGATGCGACAGCACAAGCTGCTGCTGCTCAAACGCGCGCTGATGAAGCTTTACAAGCGAAAGCAGATGCAGAAGCTAGAGCAAAAGCTGCAGAAGAGGCTCTTGAAGCATCGCAGCAGTTACCACCAGCACCAACCAATCCACAGTCTCCAGTGAATGCAACAATAAGTGGTTTCCAAAATACGATCTCAGGTAGTGACAATAGCGCTATCAATACCAATACTTCTGCTAACTACGATACGCTTAAAGTTAATTTATTAGAAACTGGGTCTGGACGTTTTGATAAAAATACTACTACTAACTTTAAGTTACGAGATGCAGGTGATGAGGACTACGAAGCAGGATTTAAAAAGAGTGCTTTATATTCATTGCCAGCAGGGTATTTGAACAGACGTTTCAAATATACGTCTTTTTATAAAAACTACAATGATCAGATGCAAATCGGTCATTTATACGGTGATCTCAAAACGACAAACAATGGAATTCGATTAGACACCTTATCTAATGTCTACGTACAAGGTAACAGTACAAGCACTGACGATATGCAGTACATGAAAGGCTTGTCACAATACAATATTGATAATGGTATTAATGATGGCAAAGTAGCTTATAAAGGTGATGCCACTTATATTGGTAATAGTGAGCAAGAAATCATTGGTGTTAATCCGATTATAGGTACCTCTGAGTTTGATGTGGACTTTGTCGACAGTCAAATAGATGGTACGTTATCATTTGAAGGTTCTAATGTCAGTGAGAAGAAAATCAAAGCCGAGATTATTGGAAATACCTTTGCTGGTAATTGGAATGGGGTTGATACTAAAGGGGGTTTCTTTGGTGAAGATGCAGGTCTATTAGGTGGTGTTTATCAAGTTTCTGGTGGTAAAGGCACTTATGGCGCTAGCAAAGTAGATCCAAGCGCTGCTCCTGCTCCAGTAGAGTCTACAATGACAGGCTTCCAATCTACCGCCTTAAGTAGCAAAAATAAAACATTACCATTGGGTCAAGGTCAACTGGTAGACGCGATTGGTTATTTGGAAATCAGAGATGATAAATCGGCATGGACAGAAACGAACGTTAAGGATGGTTCTAATGTCCCAATAGACAATCGCAAAGGCAACAATTTCAATAGCTTTAGTAAAGGCAAAGTACTTGCTGATATGGTTAAGCCAGACACGGTCCTTAAACCAATAGAGGTGTCTTTGACCAATGCAACTGGCGCAGTCACAGTTGATGCAGGGAGAGGTAACCTTAATCCAAGTTATCAATACAGCGCTGTTTATGAGAACTTTGACAATCAAATGCAGATTGGTCATGTATATGGCAATCTTAACTCATCGTTTGCAGGCGATGTCTCACGTGCAGCCAATGTATATGTACAAGGCTACTTAACCTCGCAAGCAGGTATGGACAGTCTGAAAGGTGTTAATGATGGTAAGGCTCAATATACAGGCAGTGCGACTTATATTGAAAATATCCATTTAGCGGATAATGCTTCGACAGCCCCAGTTAATGGTACTTCTGCTTTCAACGTTGATTTTGTCAATGGCTCAGTCGATGGCACATTATCATTTACTGGTACGGACTATAAATATATGCCTGCTGGCAATCAGATCAAAATTGATGCAGATATTGCGGGCAATACTTT
- a CDS encoding outer membrane protein transport protein: MRANFHLKTLTVAVAALSIASVASAAGLDRSGQDITAFLQDGTYAESVYTYIDADVSGKDLSGNKLNDIAESYDFFRYGVKADINDTFSIGILYDEPFGAAADYNGQNDFVTDSDRDAIIQDFTKNPNITEAYVDNVLIPQLQGALAPGNPGGLTAEQLQAAQGQLIGLEAAKGLAAVAGEATQVEVRTESITGILGAKFGANKEFQAYGGPVAQRVKADVKLRGDAYSSAKGYTTHISNDQDYGWIAGMAYSKPEIALKAALTYRSEIKHNAKAFETFPIATAAGATAGLALPTTRHSDIEINTPESVNFDFQTGINPTMLATAKVRWVPWSDFAIVPSLYNDVSKVSTKDDEGLALVSYDEDQWQVELGLAKRMTPALAVTGTVGWDSGAGNPVTSLGPIEGYYSAGLGAKYNVTENWAVSAGGKYLWFGDAKGQIPTKAVVSNFEDNDGFALGVKLSYQAN, from the coding sequence ATGCGCGCAAATTTTCATTTGAAAACTCTCACAGTAGCTGTTGCTGCTCTTTCTATTGCTAGCGTTGCTAGTGCTGCTGGTCTTGATCGTTCAGGTCAAGATATCACTGCATTCTTACAAGATGGCACCTATGCCGAATCTGTTTATACTTATATCGATGCCGATGTGAGTGGTAAAGACTTGTCAGGCAATAAGCTCAATGATATCGCAGAGTCTTATGATTTTTTCCGTTATGGTGTAAAAGCAGATATTAACGACACGTTTAGCATCGGTATTTTATATGATGAGCCTTTTGGTGCCGCCGCTGATTATAACGGTCAAAACGATTTCGTTACCGACAGTGATCGTGACGCTATCATTCAAGACTTTACAAAAAACCCTAATATTACCGAAGCTTATGTCGATAACGTATTAATACCACAATTGCAAGGGGCGCTTGCTCCAGGTAATCCAGGTGGTTTAACTGCTGAGCAGTTACAAGCCGCTCAAGGTCAGCTTATTGGTCTTGAAGCCGCTAAAGGTCTAGCAGCAGTAGCCGGCGAAGCGACGCAAGTAGAAGTACGTACTGAGAGCATTACTGGTATTCTTGGTGCTAAATTTGGCGCTAACAAAGAGTTTCAAGCTTATGGTGGTCCAGTTGCTCAGCGCGTAAAGGCAGATGTAAAATTGCGCGGTGATGCATACAGTTCAGCCAAGGGTTATACCACTCACATCAGTAATGACCAAGACTATGGCTGGATCGCTGGTATGGCTTATAGCAAGCCTGAAATTGCACTTAAAGCTGCTTTGACGTATCGCTCTGAAATCAAGCACAATGCAAAAGCTTTTGAGACTTTTCCAATTGCTACGGCTGCAGGTGCTACCGCTGGCCTAGCGTTGCCGACTACCAGACATTCTGATATTGAAATCAACACACCAGAATCAGTCAACTTTGATTTCCAGACGGGTATCAATCCTACCATGCTAGCTACTGCGAAAGTCCGTTGGGTGCCTTGGAGTGATTTTGCTATCGTACCGTCACTATACAATGATGTCAGTAAAGTATCGACAAAAGATGATGAAGGCTTGGCATTAGTTAGTTACGATGAAGATCAATGGCAAGTTGAGCTAGGTCTCGCCAAGCGCATGACGCCAGCATTAGCAGTGACAGGTACTGTCGGTTGGGATAGTGGTGCTGGTAACCCTGTAACCTCGCTAGGCCCTATCGAAGGCTACTACAGTGCTGGTTTGGGTGCCAAGTACAATGTGACTGAAAACTGGGCAGTATCAGCTGGTGGTAAATACCTATGGTTCGGTGATGCTAAAGGCCAAATTCCGACTAAAGCCGTGGTTAGTAACTTTGAAGACAACGATGGTTTTGCACTTGGCGTGAAGCTTTCTTACCAAGCAAACTAA
- a CDS encoding SlyX family protein produces MNQFNPQDKAQNEALAVHADLQTQQVIDLQMSMAHLEMTVERLDEVIARQDKDIQTLQRQLQLIYKQVESQDPEGGIAPFDVMAERPPHY; encoded by the coding sequence ATGAATCAATTTAATCCTCAAGATAAGGCTCAGAACGAGGCTTTAGCTGTGCATGCTGACTTACAAACGCAACAAGTCATTGATTTACAGATGAGTATGGCGCATCTAGAGATGACAGTAGAGCGACTCGATGAGGTGATTGCGCGGCAAGATAAAGATATTCAGACATTACAACGACAGTTGCAGCTGATTTATAAACAAGTGGAAAGTCAGGATCCTGAAGGCGGCATTGCACCTTTTGATGTAATGGCAGAAAGACCCCCTCATTATTAA